A part of Populus alba chromosome 8, ASM523922v2, whole genome shotgun sequence genomic DNA contains:
- the LOC118037990 gene encoding F-box protein At1g70590 produces MKQKTWPGRQYRQSTFKFWLSSEADFRQLRSSDGDFSTLPSDILTKIAASFTLPHLQAASLVCKSWSEGLRPLREALLFLKWGKRFKHGRGGVRPNLDKALDSFLKGAVRGSTLAMVDAGLLYWEMGKKDKAIALYKKAAVLGDPSGQCNLGLSYLQAEPSKQKEAVKWLFQASKSGHVRAQYQLALCLHQGCGFDRHLHEAARWYLKAAEGGYVRAMYRVALCYSVGEGLAQSHRQARKWMKRAADRGHSKAQYEHGLGLFSEGEKLKAVVYLELATHAGETAAVHVKNVILQQLPATSRDHVMNLANNWRALPSL; encoded by the exons ATGAAGCAGAAAACCTGGCCTGGTCGCCAATACCGTCAATCAACCTTTAAATTCTGGTTATCATCAGAAGCAGATTTTCGGCAATTAAGATCATCCGATGGTGATTTCTCGACACTTCCCTCCGATATTTTGACCAAAATAGCGGCATCGTTCACACTGCCTCATCTGCAAGCAGCGTCGTTGGTGTGCAAGTCATGGAGCGAAGGGCTTCGGCCATTGAGAGAAGCCTTGTTGTTCCTAAAATGGGGAAAGCGGTTCAAGCATGGCCGGGGAGGTGTGCGACCTAATTTGGACAAGGCTCTCGACTCCTTTTTAAAAGGCGCGGTTCGTGGGTCCACCCTCGCCATGGTTGATGCTGGTCTTCTTTACTGGGAAATGGGTAAAAAAGACAAGGCAATTGCCCTTTATAAAAAGGCTGCAGTGCTTGGAGACCCTTCTGGACAGTGTAATCTTGGACTTTCTTACTTGCAAG CCGAAccttcaaaacaaaaggaagcagTGAAATGGTTGTTTCAGGCTTCCAAATCTGGTCATGTTCGTGCTCAATACCAACTCGCACTTTGTTTGCATCAAGGTTGTGGATTTGATCGTCATCTACATGAGGCT GCTAGATGGTATCTAAAAGCGGCTGAAGGTGGATATGTGCGTGCAATGTACCGTGTTGCATTGTGTTACTCAGTTGGGGAAGGTTTGGCTCAGAGTCATCGCCAAGCAAGGAAATGGATGAAGCGGGCAGCCGATCGTGGTCATAGCAAAGCTCAGTATGAGCATGGACTTGGACTCTTTTCG GAAGGAGAGAAGTTGAAAGCTGTAGTTTACCTGGAACTTGCCACTCATGCTGGTGAAACAGCAGCTGTTCATGTCAAGAATGTGATTTTACAACAACTACCAGCAACTTCACGTGATCATGTCATGAACCTTGCTAATAATTGGCGTGCTTTGCCTTCTCTCTGA
- the LOC118037969 gene encoding cyclin-dependent protein kinase inhibitor SMR6: MGFSEKHQVVDGGLDLDGNKRWVIAGIPLRAPLKPIFTNPVEKETYDESDDGQNNCTTSTTPTSEEAKIPSKLVCPPAPRKRKATFKCNYTSGMREFFTPPDLETLFIQRAN, translated from the coding sequence ATGGGGTTCTCAGAGAAGCATCAAGTTGTGGATGGTGGCTTGGATTTAGATGGAAATAAAAGATGGGTTATTGCTGGAATTCCTTTAAGAGCTCCTTTGAAACCCATATTTACAAATCCAGTTGAGAAAGAGACCTACGACGAAAGCGATGATGGTCAGAACAACTGCACTACTTCAACAACGCCGACGAGTGAAGAAGCCAAAATCCCTTCTAAATTGGTGTGCCCTCCGGCTCCCAGGAAGCGAAAAGCTACTTTCAAGTGTAATTACACTAGTGGTATGAGGGAGTTCTTTACTCCTCCTGACTTGGAAACCCTTTTTATACAAAGGGCAAACTGA